The genomic DNA GCTGAGACCCACATCCTCCGATGCTGTTGCCGGCAAAGCCGGCAACAACAGTGTTTTCGGGTTTCTTCTTTCTCTGTTTCTTGGTCTGAGGATGGCCCATAAGAGACTCTGCTGTCTGGCTGTGACTGGGTACAACGTAGATTAAACATGGGTTGGAATTTGGTGATGAATAGGTGGATGAAGACGATGTTGAAGAGTTTGTTGAAGACTCCGTCAATGAACCTGACCCAATTGACCAAACCCTTCCGCCGGTTCTGGCTCGTTTGCTCCTGGCCTTTGTTTGAACAGGAGACGTAAAACATGGCTTCTCTTCGACAGCGGCTGATTGGGTTCTGTCCGTTGCCGGATTCTCATCCGGCAATTTTCCGGCTGGGTAAGTTAGAGGGTACCCAGAGAAAGAATCATCAACGAAATGTGAAAGCCATTCCAAGTCCTCCAAATCCCCTGCCTGAAAAGAATTATGAGTCATTTTCCAAAACCTAACAAATAGACAAGTCGAGCTGGGAAATAGAAATAGAGAAATTCTTACCGGAACattaaattcttcacaagaaaCTGAACGTAAGTGGTCAAGAACTGTCAAATTGCTTCTGGAAAAGGGTTGGTCTGCTAAAGCAGGTGGCTTTTCAGGTTCAATCACTTGCTTTTCTTctgctgcttcttcttctttttcctctTCGATTATCCCATCTTTAGAAAAGTCTAGAAGGTCATCAACAAAGAAATCATCACCACCAGAAATCCCATTTTGAGAGTTCAAACCCCAAAAGTCATCACTAATGGGTTGTTGGTTTGGCTTCTTCATCCCCATCTCCGGCCTGCTTAAACCATGTTTCAAAACCCCTTCACCTCGTTCCATTTCAACCTTGACAAACAAATAGTCTTCACTTAGCTAACACTAAAAACAGAGATAAGTTAATGACAAAGGACCCTTACCTGAAGAGCAAACGGAGGCGGAGGAGGCGCAGGCGGAGAAAGCAAACGGcgaggagaagaaggagaaagAAGGTGggagaaagaaaaagaatggTGAGTCCGGTAAAGCATTGAATGAGAGATggataaagagagagaaagagttaAAAGGCGTTGTCTTTGCCTTATGCTCTGtttatctatctatctaaaCTTAAAAAAGGGTCCGTTTCAGTTTATCTAAATCCTTCCATATTTACGTTACAGAAAATAAAGATTTTCTTACAACCGTAACGGCAGCCGGCtaccttttttaaaaaaaaatatattattcaaatttcaaaaaagaaaatagtaaaTTCAGACACAGGTAAAGAGCAGTCTTTTCAGGGTCATGAAAATACAAAATAGTAAATTTACCACCACACCACGGGTTCTTTCTTTTCGATTTgagttttaataaattaataaatgaagttttatttattttgataatatatgtaaaaaaatattattgaagaaATAAATTGTCACTTTCAGTTGTAATCCGGCCAAACAATATATACCTAATAaagagaggaggaagaagaaggcaTATCATGTGATGATATGCCAAACCGCCAATTCTCTTCAAATTTCAAACTCCCTcctttaatttgttaataatataatacaccTAATTACTTTAAAAGTTTACAAAAATCAATAACATCATTTTCctattacattattatatatatatggtaactAATTGTATaggttaaaatataattacaactttattttatcattaacacgtctttttcttttttttttaatgaaagtgGTTATTTGTCTAACAAAATGTTTTTCACAAAAAccttttaataaattgtatttgaaatggactcattaaattaaaatttctctTACATAAATCATGATCATGCATTTTTTATTGTTCCTTTTATAAGTATATGTTTGCACATGATAATCTCTCTTGTTATGacactttatttaaatatttgtgtttttttatatagtaaaaatagaatttaaaattttgaaaaagtttatAACTGTCTTTCTCTAGTCTCTagttttgtaaaaatatttttaacttaaattattatgatgagttgttttattttaatatttgaaaggataattatattaatagtataatttttattttaatgtaaacaCTACTATTTATTATGGCAAAAACAAATAATGTAGTACAAGCTAAACAATGGTTCTAGCAAAGATTAAATTTGTTATGTTGATTCAGCTCTTGCTTATTTGATAGGATTCACTTATTCGCTTCAGGTTATTCAGTTAGAGGAGGTAGAAATAAAATTTCGTTTAAACGCAAAATATgcttgtttaaaaaatattgtgtcAACTTATTATGCAAAATTATGATATCAGATTATTACGTCA from Impatiens glandulifera chromosome 9, dImpGla2.1, whole genome shotgun sequence includes the following:
- the LOC124914880 gene encoding GATA transcription factor 5-like; the protein is MLYRTHHSFSFSHLLSPSSPRRLLSPPAPPPPPFALQVEMERGEGVLKHGLSRPEMGMKKPNQQPISDDFWGLNSQNGISGGDDFFVDDLLDFSKDGIIEEEKEEEAAEEKQVIEPEKPPALADQPFSRSNLTVLDHLRSVSCEEFNVPAGDLEDLEWLSHFVDDSFSGYPLTYPAGKLPDENPATDRTQSAAVEEKPCFTSPVQTKARSKRARTGGRVWSIGSGSLTESSTNSSTSSSSTYSSPNSNPCLIYVVPSHSQTAESLMGHPQTKKQRKKKPENTVVAGFAGNSIGGCGSQPVRRCSHCLVQKTPQWRAGPLGAKTLCNACGVRYKSGRLLPEYRPACSPTFSTELHSNNHRKVMEMRRKKEVDDEEEMGPPPVTSF